The sequence CCGTGTCTTCCGCGTGTGCGTTGCCGAGGTGTTTCTTTTTGATTTTCTCGATGACCAGTTCGAAGGGCTCTTCGTCTTCGCTCGGCAGTTTCTGCACGCCCATCACCACGTCGCCATACATTTGGATGAAGCGACGATAACTGTCCCACGCGAATCGCGGGTTGTTGCTAAACTTGGCGAGCGCTTCCACTGTGTCATCGTTGAGGCCGAGGTTGAGGATGGTGTCCATCATGCCGGGCATCGACTCGCGCGCGCCGGAACGGACCGAAAGCAACAGCGGATTTTTCTTGTCGCCCAGTTTTTTGCCCATCTCTTTTTCCATGCGACGCACGCCATCTTTGATTTGGGCCTGCATCTCACCCGGATAAGATTTTTTGTGCGCGTAATAGTAAGAGCACACCTCCGTGGTGAGGGTGAATCCGGGAGGCACCGGCAGGCCGATGCGCTTCATCTCAGCGAGATTCGCGCCCTTGCCGCCGAGTAGCGCCTTCATGGTTCCGTTGCCGTCGGTTTTGCTTTTACCAAAGTGGTAAACGTACTTGTTTGCTTTAGCCATAAAATCGTTGTGTGAAATCCAGTTAGAAAACCGGAGCGCGGAAGGTAGGGGCGGGCGCGGGCCGTGTCAACGCAATTGGCGAAAAACCAGTAGAAAACAGGCATTAAGCCTTCATCGATTCCAATTTGATGCTAATTTGCTGCAGGCAATCTCAATGGAAGATTTTGCGCGAGATAGTGAATATAAAAAACAAACTTGCCTCTTGAGCTAATAAGCCCAAACTGGACTCCTTTTGAAAAAGCACATTCAAATAACATTTGTTCTGTTTTTGTTGCAGACACTTGCTGTGAGTGCCACTCAAATTACAGAATCAACAGTAACAACAACGATCAACAAAATTGATGGTTCCATTGAATTCCACGAAGTTGGCTTTAGCTCAGAATCTGGGCCGTACGAAATACACAAACAAATCGGACTTGATGAGCATACTCTCGAATGCGGTTTCTCCGAAAAATTGGGTGTTTTTTTCAAGGACTCACCAACTGAACTTCTTTTCTCAGATGAAAATGTAGAAGACGAGCTTTCAGGCTTTGATGAGATCAACCCATTTGTAGCCAACATAAACGCTGACAACGGATTTGAATTTTATGACGATTTATTTAGGAACGGGGAAGATGTCATTCTTGAATGGCTTTCAATCAACAAAACACCATCCATGGTCATCAATTTCAAGCCAACACCTGACAACATTGCCCAACCTAAAACAGAGCAATTGGAATTATCACTATCAAATGAACAAGGTGTTTTGGATTATAAAATAAATGTTGTCACTGGCCCGGGTGCCGATGAAGGCGACTTTCCTGAACCAATAAAACCAACTATGGTTTTATTGGTTTACAAGGAAGTCTTTAGACTATCACTTGCTTCAATCGTACACGAAAATGGACTAGCAGTTTTTGACGATGGAATCTTCACGTTAGAGAATGATTTTGGAATGCGCAAATTACGTATTGGAAACTCTAAACAACTTGGTGCTGATCCTTTACGAGAGGGTTGGAATTACAAAATGAAAGACAACCAAAACGGCCGCGATGCAACCAATATGGTCACTATTGGGCCACGCATACAACAGTCTGAGCCGGATGATGAATGCAACTCATTTGTCATTTCCATTTGGCACGAATTATACTTCACACATCTCGGTTGGATTTCCGGAAAGGACAACAATTAAATGAAACATTCGATTCGTCTCATATGCGCTCTGTTTGTTTTGGCTTCGACAAATGCCTGCATTCACAACCACTATTACATCGATTCTAAATCAGCTTACGCCCAAATATATGAAAATCAAATTTCCAAATGTGACAAGTCTGTCGATGCAGTTGCCAGATTCTTTACGACTAACGAAAGCACTATCCTAAATTTTGACTTGGGAGAATTTAACCGTGAAACAGCAACCTTGGAAGAGTGTTTTTCTAAATTGAATAAAACCTCAAGGCAAACACTTGCCACTCACATTGTCAAAAACACGTTCAGCGCCATCAACACACCGCCAATGGTTTTACGTCACATCAGAATCAGGTTAATTGATGCGGAAATAACGGCTTTGAAAGCTGAAGGCAGATTCGTCGACCACAATTAATCTAAACCTTCATCGAATCAATCGTTATCCCGTGCCCCTCGCACCATTTCCCGTAAGCCAGAGGCGAAATCTCGGAAGGTTTGATTTCGCTGCGGCCGCCCCAGAAGACGTTGGTGTAGCCTACTTCGATGCCGGCCTCGGCGAGGTGTTGGTCGATCCCGGCTTTGTGGGCGAGCACTTTTTCTTTGTCCGTGCCGTGGGCGACGCCCATAATATTTACGTTCTTAAACTCCGGCCCGCCTTCGCGCCAATAACCGTGGGTCATAATATAATGCCGCCCCACTTCGCGACCGGCCTCAATCTCTTTGCCCGGCGGCACGGCCCAGTGAAAGAGCGCGTTGTAGCGCGTGACTTGTTCGCCGGTGGAAAGTTTTTTGACGTGCTCCAAAAATGTTGAGAAACGGCCAACCACACGGCGTTCATTTAAGTCTTCCGCGACTTTGAAAAATTCCTCCAACGACACACCCGCTTCCGCGGCACGCGCAACCCACAAATCCTCCACCAATTCTTCCGACGCAAACTCACGTTTCACAGCCTCCATAATGCGCCACTCGTGGTCGGTCAAATCCACCACCGCCACATCGTTCACCCTACCCGGCTCCTCCGAACGCGCGCCCGGCTCCATATCCTTGCGCCGCACGTGACCCACTCCGAGGGCGAAAATTTTCTTGGCCGGCATAATGCGAAACGACTTCGCGCCCACCTTCGCCTTGAGCACTTCGCAATGTTTTCGCAATGAAAACCCCTGCGGCACTTTCAGCGTCGTCCAAAGTTTGTAATTGGATCCCGCCGTAGTCGCGTCCGTGGAGCGCGTCACCACATGGCCGGAAAACGGATCCTTCTGAAACATATAATCAAACGCCGCATCGAGGTCGCCCTGCTCCACCTCCCATGCCACCAGCGCGCCTTTGGCCAGATTCGTGGCCAGTAAGGTCTGCCGAATACGCCGGATGACTCCCGCCTCCAGCATCGCCCGCACGCGCTCCAGCACCACCGACTGGGCCAAACCCGTCCGCTCCGCCACCACGCCAAATGGATCGCGCTGAAATCCCTGCAACTGATCCTCGCTCACCGCAAGAATCTTCGCATTCACTTCATCAGCAATTTCAACAGGAACAACAACAGAACTCATCCGCGGATTCTTGGCAGCAAACACGGACGCTGGCCAACAGATTTTTTCAAGCGCCACATTTTATCAATTACCGCACGCGACTAAATGTAGCCCGGGCCGGTGGTCCGGGTTACAAAAACTCCGCAGCCGCGGCATCGGCGAATCGCAATCCTTTCGGCGTAAGTCGAAAGCGTTCTTCCTCCAGCACACCGTTCCCCTGCTTCACCAAAGTTTGCATCGGTTCGGCCCATTCGTTGCGCAGATCGTAGCCGGTGGTTTTTTGAAATTCGGCGAATGACCAGCCGGCGTTCATTCGCAGGCCGAAGGCGGCGGTTTCGCCGGCACGTTGGAGGGGGGCCAATTGCTCAGTGTGATCGATGGCGCGTTCGTTGCGTTCGAGAATCTCGCAGTAGCGTTGGGTGTTGGCGATGTTGGTGGTGCGGATGCCGCCGACGTATCCGGTGGCGCTCGGGCCAAGGCCGTGATAATCGCCACCGCGCCAGTAGTTGATATTATGCCGACAAGCTTCGCTTGGGGTTTCGAATTCATTTGCGCCGGAATGCTTTGCGAAATTGGCGACTTCGTATTGATGAAAACCGCGTTCGCCCGCGAAGTCCACGAGCGCCTCAAACATATCGCACGCCAAATCTTCGTGCACCTCAAACTCGCCCGCTTGCAGTTGCTCGTACAGCGGCGTGTCCTGTTCGTAAATGACCTCGTAGCAGGAAAGATGTTCCGGCTCCAAGTCGGCGGTTTCGCGCAGGGATGCCTTCCAAACCTCCATTGTCTGCGACGGGATGGCGAACATCAGATCCAGATTGATGCGCTCAAAACCCGCCGCGCGCAGAGCATCATAGGACTTAAAAACCATCTCGCGCGAATGCACGCGGCCAAGGCGCTCAAGTAAGCCGGCATCAAGCGATTGCACGCCCATCGAGATGCGGTTCACGCCCGCGGCGCGCAGCAGCTTGGCTTTCTCCAGCGAGAGCGTGGCGGGATTGCATTCTACCGTCCACTCCTCCGCACCCGTAAGGCCAAGGCGATCCATCGCGGTGAGCACGGTTTCCCATTGGCGCAAATTCAAAATAGAGGGCGTGCCGCCACCGAAGAAAATTGTGCGCGGCGGCAAATCGTCCGCCACCAATTCCAGCTCCCGCACCAGCGCGGCCACGTAGCGATTCACCGTTGCTCCATCCGGCGCGTGCGAGAAGAACGCGCAATAGCTGCACTTGCTCGCGCAAAACGGGACGTGGCAATAAAGCGATTCAACAGGCACGCGAGATATTAACGCGCCAGCAACGTCCAGTCAATTGACACACGTCCGCCGCACCCGTACCGTGCGGCGTGTTTGAACTGCATCAGCCTTACCCGCCAGCGGGAGACCAACCGGAGGCGATTGCGCAGTTGTCGGCCGGGCTGAAGGAGGGCTTGGCACATCAGGTTTTGCTGGGAGTGACGGGGAGCGGCAAGACGTTTACGATGGCGAATGTCATCGATCAAACCAACCGTCCCACGTTGGTAATTTCCCACAACAAAACACTGGCGGCGCAATTGTACGCGGAGTTCAAAACTTTTTTCCCGAAGAACGCCGTGGAATATTTCGTGAGCTATTTCGATTATTTCCAGCCCGAGGCGTACATTCCGCGCACTGATACGTTCATCGAAAAAGATTCATCGGTGAACGAGGAAATCGAGCGGATGCGGCTCTCGACGATGGGCTCGCTGATGAGTCGGCGCGATGTGGTGGTGGTGGCCAGCGTGTCGTGCATCTACGGCATCAGCAGCCGCGAGGATTACGAGGCGCTGATGGTGCCTCTGGCGGGCGGACAAAATATCACGCGCGAACAATTGCTATCGCGTTTGGTGGATATTCAATACGCGCGAAACGATGTGGCCTTCGAGCGCGGGCAATTCCGCGTGCGCGGCGATACGGTGGACATCCGCACCTCCAACACGGAGGACGCCATTCGCGTGGAATTTTTCGGCGACGAAATTGAACGCATCCAGCGCTTTGATCCGCTCACGGGGAATACGATTGAGACGCTGCCGGCCACCACGATTTTTCCTGGCAAACAATTCGTCACTCAGGGCGACAAAATGAAGGCAGCGATGAAAACCATCCGCGTGGAACTGCGCGAACGGATTCAGCAA comes from Limisphaerales bacterium and encodes:
- the hemW gene encoding radical SAM family heme chaperone HemW; its protein translation is MPVESLYCHVPFCASKCSYCAFFSHAPDGATVNRYVAALVRELELVADDLPPRTIFFGGGTPSILNLRQWETVLTAMDRLGLTGAEEWTVECNPATLSLEKAKLLRAAGVNRISMGVQSLDAGLLERLGRVHSREMVFKSYDALRAAGFERINLDLMFAIPSQTMEVWKASLRETADLEPEHLSCYEVIYEQDTPLYEQLQAGEFEVHEDLACDMFEALVDFAGERGFHQYEVANFAKHSGANEFETPSEACRHNINYWRGGDYHGLGPSATGYVGGIRTTNIANTQRYCEILERNERAIDHTEQLAPLQRAGETAAFGLRMNAGWSFAEFQKTTGYDLRNEWAEPMQTLVKQGNGVLEEERFRLTPKGLRFADAAAAEFL
- a CDS encoding Lrp/AsnC family transcriptional regulator encodes the protein MSSVVVPVEIADEVNAKILAVSEDQLQGFQRDPFGVVAERTGLAQSVVLERVRAMLEAGVIRRIRQTLLATNLAKGALVAWEVEQGDLDAAFDYMFQKDPFSGHVVTRSTDATTAGSNYKLWTTLKVPQGFSLRKHCEVLKAKVGAKSFRIMPAKKIFALGVGHVRRKDMEPGARSEEPGRVNDVAVVDLTDHEWRIMEAVKREFASEELVEDLWVARAAEAGVSLEEFFKVAEDLNERRVVGRFSTFLEHVKKLSTGEQVTRYNALFHWAVPPGKEIEAGREVGRHYIMTHGYWREGGPEFKNVNIMGVAHGTDKEKVLAHKAGIDQHLAEAGIEVGYTNVFWGGRSEIKPSEISPLAYGKWCEGHGITIDSMKV